In Phaseolus vulgaris cultivar G19833 chromosome 10, P. vulgaris v2.0, whole genome shotgun sequence, a single genomic region encodes these proteins:
- the LOC137818929 gene encoding BTB/POZ domain-containing protein At5g48800 isoform X2: protein MDRTDKQQLSLVKGTRQRYNEWIFRDVPSDITIEVNGGAFSLHKFPLVSRSGRIRRIVAENRDDDISRVVLNNLPGGAECFELAAKFCYGINFEITSTNVAQLCCVSDYLEMTEDFSKDNLGSRAEEYLESVVCKNLEMCVEVLQQCESLLPLADELKVVIRCIDAIASKACAEQIASSFSRLEYSSSGRLHMSRQAKCDSDWWIEDLSVLRIDMYQRVISAMKCRGVRPESIGASLVNYAQKELTKKSSLWNPSSQTKIDSESSLHEKLVVETIVSLLPVEKLAVPINFLFGLLRSAVMLDCTVASRLDLERRIGSQLDVATLDDILIPSFRHAGDTLFDVDTVHRILVNFFQQDDSDEDPEDASFFESDSPRSPSQTALVKVSKLVDNYLAEIAPDANLKLSKFLVIAETLPAHARTVHDALYRAIDIYLKAHQGLSDLDKKKLCRLIDFQKLSQEAGAHAAQNERLPLQSIVQVLYFEQLRLRNSLSCSFGEDDPKPIHQSWRISSGALSAAMSPRDNYASLRRENRELKLELARLRMRLNDLEREHACMKRDMAKSGSRKFMSSFSKKIGKLSLFGHSSSRGSTSPSKNSHRTDSKVIERTCASTE, encoded by the exons ATGGATCGTACTGACAAGCAGCAGCTATCCTTGGTCAAGGGTACAAGGCAAAGATACAATGAATG GATTTTTCGTGATGTACCAAGTGATATAACAATAGAAGTGAATGGAGGAGCATTTTCATTGCACAAG TTTCCTCTTGTCTCCAGAAGTGGAAGAATAAGGAGGATAGTTGCAGAAAACAGGGATGATGATATCTCAAGAGTTGTGCTTAATAATCTACCAGGAGGTGCTGAATGCTTTGAGCTGGCAGCAAAATTTTGTTATGGTATTAACTTCGAGATTACATCCACAAATGTTGCTCAGCTATGTTGTGTCTCTGATTACCTTGAAATGACTGAAGACTTTTCAAAAGACAACCTCGGCTCGCGTGCTGAGGAATACCTCGAGAGTGTAGTTTGCAAGAATCTTGAAATGTGTGTTGAAGTCTTGCAACAATGTGAGAGCCTGCTTCCTCTTGCTGATGAGCTAAAAGTAGTTATCCGCTGCATTGATGCAATAGCTTCAAAAGCATGTGCAGAACAAATAGCCTCTAGTTTCTCAAGATTAGAGTATAGCAGCTCTGGCAGGTTACACATGAGTAGGCAAGCCAAATGCGATAGTGACTGGTGGATAGAAGATCTTTCTGTTCTCAGAATTGATATGTATCAAAGAGTCATATCAGCCATGAAATGCCGTGGCGTTCGGCCAGAGAGTATTGGTGCTTCCCTTGTGAATTATGCACAGAAAGAACTGACAAAGAAATCCAGCTTGTGGAATCCATCCAGCCAGACCAAGATTGATTCAGAATCCTCTCTGCATGAAAAGCTTGTGGTTGAGACCATTGTCAGCCTTTTGCCTGTGGAGAAACTTGCTGTTCCAATCAATTTCCTTTTCGGGCTTCTGCGAAGTGCAGTGATGCTTGATTGCACAGTTGCTTCTAGACTTGACTTGGAAAGAAGGATTGGATCACAGCTAGATGTTGCCACCCTTGATGATATTTTGATTCCCTCTTTCAGGCATGCAGGTGATACCTTGTTTGATGTTGACACAGTTCATAGAATTTTGGTAAATTTCTTTCAGCAGGATGATAGTGACGAAGACCCAGAAGATGCATCTTTCTTTGAATCTGACAGCCCTCGTTCACCCTCCCAAACTGCACTAGTTAAAGTGTCAAAACTAGTGGACAACTACCTCGCTGAAATTGCCCCAGATGCAAACCTCAAACTTTCCAAGTTTTTGGTCATTGCAGAAACCTTGCCTGCACATGCCCGCACGGTTCATGATGCTCTATATCGGGCAATTGATATTTACTTAAAA GCCCACCAAGGTTTGTCAGATTTGGACAAGAAAAAGCTATGCAGATTGATTGATTTTCAAAAGCTTTCTCAAGAAGCTGGAGCACACGCTGCGCAAAACGAGCGTCTTCCTCTACAATCAATAGTGCAAGTTCTGTATTTTGAACAGCTAAGACTCAGAAATTCTTTGTCCTGCTCCTTTGGGGAAGATGATCCGAAGCCAATACACCAGTCATGGCGCATAAGTAGTGGTGCACTGAGTGCAGCAATGTCTCCCAGAGACAACTATGCATCACTGAGACGCGAAAACCGTGAGCTTAAACTTGAATTGGCTCGACTAAGAATGAGACTGAATGATCTTGAGAGGGAGCATGCTTGCATGAAGAGGGACATGGCTAAGTCTGGATCGCGTAAATTCATGAGTTCTTTCTCCAAAAAAATTGGTAAGCTTAGTCTTTTTGGGCATAGTTCTTCTAGAGGATCAACTTCCCCATCCAAGAATTCTCATAGAACAGATTCAAAGGTGATTGAGAGAACCTGTGCTAGCACAGAGTAG
- the LOC137818929 gene encoding BTB/POZ domain-containing protein At5g48800 isoform X1, with translation MVRFMFSHTSFYAFNFPCLAFVFLLDKLLLEGIFRDVPSDITIEVNGGAFSLHKFPLVSRSGRIRRIVAENRDDDISRVVLNNLPGGAECFELAAKFCYGINFEITSTNVAQLCCVSDYLEMTEDFSKDNLGSRAEEYLESVVCKNLEMCVEVLQQCESLLPLADELKVVIRCIDAIASKACAEQIASSFSRLEYSSSGRLHMSRQAKCDSDWWIEDLSVLRIDMYQRVISAMKCRGVRPESIGASLVNYAQKELTKKSSLWNPSSQTKIDSESSLHEKLVVETIVSLLPVEKLAVPINFLFGLLRSAVMLDCTVASRLDLERRIGSQLDVATLDDILIPSFRHAGDTLFDVDTVHRILVNFFQQDDSDEDPEDASFFESDSPRSPSQTALVKVSKLVDNYLAEIAPDANLKLSKFLVIAETLPAHARTVHDALYRAIDIYLKAHQGLSDLDKKKLCRLIDFQKLSQEAGAHAAQNERLPLQSIVQVLYFEQLRLRNSLSCSFGEDDPKPIHQSWRISSGALSAAMSPRDNYASLRRENRELKLELARLRMRLNDLEREHACMKRDMAKSGSRKFMSSFSKKIGKLSLFGHSSSRGSTSPSKNSHRTDSKVIERTCASTE, from the exons ATGGTTCGTTTCATGTTTTCTCATACTTCTTTCTATGCTTTTAATTTCCCATGCTTGGCTTTTGTTTTCCTCCTAGACAAGTTGTTGCTTGAAGG GATTTTTCGTGATGTACCAAGTGATATAACAATAGAAGTGAATGGAGGAGCATTTTCATTGCACAAG TTTCCTCTTGTCTCCAGAAGTGGAAGAATAAGGAGGATAGTTGCAGAAAACAGGGATGATGATATCTCAAGAGTTGTGCTTAATAATCTACCAGGAGGTGCTGAATGCTTTGAGCTGGCAGCAAAATTTTGTTATGGTATTAACTTCGAGATTACATCCACAAATGTTGCTCAGCTATGTTGTGTCTCTGATTACCTTGAAATGACTGAAGACTTTTCAAAAGACAACCTCGGCTCGCGTGCTGAGGAATACCTCGAGAGTGTAGTTTGCAAGAATCTTGAAATGTGTGTTGAAGTCTTGCAACAATGTGAGAGCCTGCTTCCTCTTGCTGATGAGCTAAAAGTAGTTATCCGCTGCATTGATGCAATAGCTTCAAAAGCATGTGCAGAACAAATAGCCTCTAGTTTCTCAAGATTAGAGTATAGCAGCTCTGGCAGGTTACACATGAGTAGGCAAGCCAAATGCGATAGTGACTGGTGGATAGAAGATCTTTCTGTTCTCAGAATTGATATGTATCAAAGAGTCATATCAGCCATGAAATGCCGTGGCGTTCGGCCAGAGAGTATTGGTGCTTCCCTTGTGAATTATGCACAGAAAGAACTGACAAAGAAATCCAGCTTGTGGAATCCATCCAGCCAGACCAAGATTGATTCAGAATCCTCTCTGCATGAAAAGCTTGTGGTTGAGACCATTGTCAGCCTTTTGCCTGTGGAGAAACTTGCTGTTCCAATCAATTTCCTTTTCGGGCTTCTGCGAAGTGCAGTGATGCTTGATTGCACAGTTGCTTCTAGACTTGACTTGGAAAGAAGGATTGGATCACAGCTAGATGTTGCCACCCTTGATGATATTTTGATTCCCTCTTTCAGGCATGCAGGTGATACCTTGTTTGATGTTGACACAGTTCATAGAATTTTGGTAAATTTCTTTCAGCAGGATGATAGTGACGAAGACCCAGAAGATGCATCTTTCTTTGAATCTGACAGCCCTCGTTCACCCTCCCAAACTGCACTAGTTAAAGTGTCAAAACTAGTGGACAACTACCTCGCTGAAATTGCCCCAGATGCAAACCTCAAACTTTCCAAGTTTTTGGTCATTGCAGAAACCTTGCCTGCACATGCCCGCACGGTTCATGATGCTCTATATCGGGCAATTGATATTTACTTAAAA GCCCACCAAGGTTTGTCAGATTTGGACAAGAAAAAGCTATGCAGATTGATTGATTTTCAAAAGCTTTCTCAAGAAGCTGGAGCACACGCTGCGCAAAACGAGCGTCTTCCTCTACAATCAATAGTGCAAGTTCTGTATTTTGAACAGCTAAGACTCAGAAATTCTTTGTCCTGCTCCTTTGGGGAAGATGATCCGAAGCCAATACACCAGTCATGGCGCATAAGTAGTGGTGCACTGAGTGCAGCAATGTCTCCCAGAGACAACTATGCATCACTGAGACGCGAAAACCGTGAGCTTAAACTTGAATTGGCTCGACTAAGAATGAGACTGAATGATCTTGAGAGGGAGCATGCTTGCATGAAGAGGGACATGGCTAAGTCTGGATCGCGTAAATTCATGAGTTCTTTCTCCAAAAAAATTGGTAAGCTTAGTCTTTTTGGGCATAGTTCTTCTAGAGGATCAACTTCCCCATCCAAGAATTCTCATAGAACAGATTCAAAGGTGATTGAGAGAACCTGTGCTAGCACAGAGTAG
- the LOC137818254 gene encoding cytochrome b5-like has product MAGQRSKVFTLAEVSQHNNVQDCWLVIHGKVYNVTKFLEDHPGGDDVLLSSTGKDATNDFEDIGHSTSAVAMMDEFYVGDIDTSSIPSKVQYTPPKQPHYNQDKTPEFIIRILQFLVPLFILGLAVGIRFYTKSK; this is encoded by the exons ATGGCTGGTCAGCGCAGCAAGGTCTTCACTTTGGCTGAGGTTTCTCAGCACAATAATGTCCAAGATTGTTGGCTTGTCATTCATGGCAAG GTTTATAATGTGACAAAGTTCTTGGAGGACCACCCTGGTGGTGATGATGTTCTGTTGTCTTCCACAG GGAAGGATGCAACTAATGATTTTGAGGATATTGGTCACAGCACCAGTGCTGTAGCCATGATGGATGAGTTCTATGTTGGAGACATTGATACATCATCCATCCCCAGCAAGGTTCAGTACACTCCTCCCAAGCAACCTCACTATAACCAGGACAAGACACCAGAGTTCATCATCAGGATCCTCCAGTTTCTAGTTCCCTTGTTTATCTTGGGTTTGGCAGTCGGTATTCGTTTCTACACCAAATCAAAATAA